In Carya illinoinensis cultivar Pawnee chromosome 7, C.illinoinensisPawnee_v1, whole genome shotgun sequence, the following are encoded in one genomic region:
- the LOC122317155 gene encoding splicing factor YJU2-like isoform X1: MGERKVLNKYYPPDFDPSKLPRVRRPKNQQMKVRMMLPMSIRCNTCGNYIYKGTKFNSRKEDVIGETYLGIQIFRFYFKCTKCSAELAMKTDPKNSDYIVESGATRNFEPWRAEDEVTEMEKQKRDAEEMGDAMKSLENRTLDSKREMDILAALDEMKSMKSRHATVSVDAMLEALQRTAGEKEKRLEEEDEALIKSIFHKPIDYVRRIHDEDLDDDGDMIQLSSGNGEISGDNLKRRKVSEEPLGNPTDSLTKATFGDSSTNKEENPGGSGAAGNPKLIFKSSGVRISVRKPDSSDSNLVKMEGNKQGARTNTSVLQAVTTGDNNPARHGDNSREHNTSAGLLSLCQNYESDDD, from the exons ATGGGAGAAAGAAAGGTGCTGAACAAGTACTATCCGCCGGACTTCGATCCGTCGAAGCTGCCGAGGGTTCGGAGGCCGAAGAACCAGCAGATGAAGGTGCGCATGATGCTCCCCATGAGCATTCGCTGCAACACCTGCGGTAATTACATCTACAAGGGCACCAAGTTCAATTCCCGCAAAGAGGATGTAATAGGCGAG ACATACTTAGGAATTCAAATCTTTCGATTCTACTTCAAATGTACAAAGTGTTCTGCAGAGCTAGCAATGAAGACAGATCCAAAAAATTCAGACTATATTGTTGAGTCTGGTGCCACGCGGAATTTTGAACCGTGGCGTGCGGAGGATGAG GTAACGGAGATGGAAAAACAGAAAAGGGATGCCGAAGAGATGGGAGATGCTATGAAATCATTAGAGAACAGAACCTTGGATTCAAAGAGAGAAATGGATATCCTTGCTGCGCTAGATGAGATGAAGTCTATGAAG TCCAGACATGCTACTGTGAGTGTAGATGCCATGCTTGAGGCCTTGCAGCGCACAGCTGGGGAAAAG GAGAAAAGGTTGGAAGAAGAGGATGAAGCActtataaaatcaatatttcat AAGCCAATAGATTATGTTCGAAGAATTCATGATGAAGATCTTGACGATGATGGAGATATGATTCAGCTTTCAAGTGGCAATGGGGAAATATCTGGTGATAATCTGAAG AGGAGAAAGGTTTCTGAAGAGCCTCTTGGGAACCCAACAGATTCTTTGACAAAAGCCACTTTTGGTGACAGCTCCACCAACAAAG AAGAAAATCCAGGTGGTTCAGGGGCTGCTGGCAATCCCAAGTTAATATTCAAGTCTTCAGGCGTTAGGATTTCGGTTAGGAAACCAGATTCCAGTGATAGTAATTTAGTGAAAATGGAAGGGAACAAACAAGGGGCTAGAACCAATACAAGTGTGCTACAGGCTGTGACCACAGGTGATAACAATCCGGCCAGGCACGGAGATAATAGCCGAGAGCATAATACAAGTGCTGGACTTCTATCACTCTGCCAAAACTATGAAAGTGACGACGACTAG
- the LOC122317155 gene encoding splicing factor YJU2-like isoform X2 — protein MGERKVLNKYYPPDFDPSKLPRVRRPKNQQMKVRMMLPMSIRCNTCGNYIYKGTKFNSRKEDVIGETYLGIQIFRFYFKCTKCSAELAMKTDPKNSDYIVESGATRNFEPWRAEDEVTEMEKQKRDAEEMGDAMKSLENRTLDSKREMDILAALDEMKSMKSRHATVSVDAMLEALQRTAGEKEKRLEEEDEALIKSIFHKPIDYVRRIHDEDLDDDGDMIQLSSGNGEISGDNLKRRKVSEEPLGNPTDSLTKATFGDSSTNKENPGGSGAAGNPKLIFKSSGVRISVRKPDSSDSNLVKMEGNKQGARTNTSVLQAVTTGDNNPARHGDNSREHNTSAGLLSLCQNYESDDD, from the exons ATGGGAGAAAGAAAGGTGCTGAACAAGTACTATCCGCCGGACTTCGATCCGTCGAAGCTGCCGAGGGTTCGGAGGCCGAAGAACCAGCAGATGAAGGTGCGCATGATGCTCCCCATGAGCATTCGCTGCAACACCTGCGGTAATTACATCTACAAGGGCACCAAGTTCAATTCCCGCAAAGAGGATGTAATAGGCGAG ACATACTTAGGAATTCAAATCTTTCGATTCTACTTCAAATGTACAAAGTGTTCTGCAGAGCTAGCAATGAAGACAGATCCAAAAAATTCAGACTATATTGTTGAGTCTGGTGCCACGCGGAATTTTGAACCGTGGCGTGCGGAGGATGAG GTAACGGAGATGGAAAAACAGAAAAGGGATGCCGAAGAGATGGGAGATGCTATGAAATCATTAGAGAACAGAACCTTGGATTCAAAGAGAGAAATGGATATCCTTGCTGCGCTAGATGAGATGAAGTCTATGAAG TCCAGACATGCTACTGTGAGTGTAGATGCCATGCTTGAGGCCTTGCAGCGCACAGCTGGGGAAAAG GAGAAAAGGTTGGAAGAAGAGGATGAAGCActtataaaatcaatatttcat AAGCCAATAGATTATGTTCGAAGAATTCATGATGAAGATCTTGACGATGATGGAGATATGATTCAGCTTTCAAGTGGCAATGGGGAAATATCTGGTGATAATCTGAAG AGGAGAAAGGTTTCTGAAGAGCCTCTTGGGAACCCAACAGATTCTTTGACAAAAGCCACTTTTGGTGACAGCTCCACCAACAAAG AAAATCCAGGTGGTTCAGGGGCTGCTGGCAATCCCAAGTTAATATTCAAGTCTTCAGGCGTTAGGATTTCGGTTAGGAAACCAGATTCCAGTGATAGTAATTTAGTGAAAATGGAAGGGAACAAACAAGGGGCTAGAACCAATACAAGTGTGCTACAGGCTGTGACCACAGGTGATAACAATCCGGCCAGGCACGGAGATAATAGCCGAGAGCATAATACAAGTGCTGGACTTCTATCACTCTGCCAAAACTATGAAAGTGACGACGACTAG
- the LOC122316166 gene encoding uncharacterized protein LOC122316166, which yields MVMRCIPEVLQHSRWWVIDGDVVLWWDQWSPLEPLGHTYEDIARPLLSLRECKSEMVWNEELLTSLLGREKAMEVLMHLGNSRQGPNKLIWMWKSDGGFSMKNAWEVTRLRGSELPWTNWIWNLALPKNISITMWQAFHGGLSVDDKLCKVGVLIVSKCVCCDFGAYEDIEHILAKGEMAQHI from the coding sequence ATGGTGATGAGATGCATTCCTGAGGTATTACAGCATTCGCGATGGTGGGTTATAGATGGGGATGTGGTTTTGTGGTGGGATCAGTGGTCTCCTTTAGAACCTTTGGGGCATACTTATGAAGATATTGCTAGGCCTTTGTTGTCTCTAAGAGAATGCAAGTCGGAGATGGTTTGGAATGAGGAGCTGCTTACAAGCTTACTAGGGAGGGAAAAGGCCATGGAAGTGCTGATGCATCTGGGTAATAGTCGACAAGGTCCAAATAAATTGATTTGGATGTGGAAATCAGATGGGGGTTTCTCTATGAAAAATGCTTGGGAGGTGACGAGATTGAGGGGATCAGAGTTACCTTGGACTAATTGGATCTGGAATCTTGCTCTTcctaaaaatatttctatcaCTATGTGGCAGGCCTTTCATGGAGGTCTTTCAGTGGATGACAAGTTGTGTAAAGTGGGTGTCCTGATTGTCTCAAAATGTGTTTGTTGTGATTTTGGTGCCTATGAAGACATTGAGCACATTCTGGCAAAAGGAGAAATGGCTCAGCATATCTAG